The Desulfovibrio psychrotolerans nucleotide sequence CAACTGGGCGACCTGCTCTTCAACAGGCTCGGCCTCAAGCCCAAGGGCAAGACCAAGGGCGGCCAGATATCCACCTCGCAGGCGGTGCTGGAAAAGCTGGAAGGCGAACATCCGGTCATCGACCTGATTCTCGAATACCGCAAACTGGAAAAACTGCGCTCCACCTATCTGGAACCCATGCCCAAAATGGCAGACGAGCAGGGCCGCATCCACACCACATTCAATCAGCTGGCCACGGCCACGGGGCGTCTTTCTTCCAGCAACCCCAACCTGCAGAACATTCCCGTGCGCGGCAAATTCGGCCCGCGCATGCGCGCCTGCTTCACCGCCCGCGCGGGATGCAAGCTGGTCTCCGCCGACTATTCCCAGATTGAACTGCGCGTGCTGGCCCACTGCTCGCAGGACCCCACCCTGCTGGAAGCCTTCCGCAACGATGAAGACATCCACAGCCGCACCGCCTCCGTCCTCTTTGACGTGCCTGCGCAGGACGTAACCCCGGACCAGCGGCGCAACGCCAAGACCATCAACTTCGGCCTGGTCTACGGCATGGGTCCGCAAAAGCTGGCGCAGGAACTGAAAATCAGCCTCAACGAGGCAAAGGCATTCATAGAGCGCTACTTCGCCCGCCTGCAACGCCTTAAGGCATTCTACGAGCAGGTGGAGGCAGATGCGCGGGAAAACGGCTCCGTCACCACCCTCATCGGGCGGCGGCGGCACGTGCCGGATATCCAGTCCGGCAACAACCAGCTTCAGTCGCAGGCCCGCAGGCAGGCCATAAACACCGTCATTCAGGGCAGCGCGGCAGATATCATCAAAATCGCCATGCTCCGCACCGCGCAGGACGCGCAGCTCAAATCCCTGAAGGCCCGCCTTGTCTTGCAGGTGCATGACGAACTGCTTCTGGAAGTGCCTGCGGAAAACGCTCAGGCCGCCGCAGAACGCCTTGCCGACATCATGTCCGGCGTCCGTCCCGGCGGCAAACCGCTGGACGTGCCGCTCAAGGTGGATTACGGCATCGGCAGCGGCTGGCACGAGGCGCATTAGCCCCGCACGGCACCGCTCAAAGATCACACACGGAACCCGTACATGAAAAAACTCTTTCTGAAAAAAGGCGAAGACAAACGCCTGCGCGTAGGCCACCTGTGGATTTTCAGCAACGAGGTGGATACCGCCAAAAGCCCGATCAAGGATTTCGCCCCCGGCGAATGTGCCACGGTCATATCCGCGCAGGGCACGCCCGTGGGCAGCGCCTACGTGAATCCGGCATCGCTCATCAGCGCTCGCCTGTACTCCTCCCGGCCGGATACCCCGCTGGATGCCGACCTGCTGCGCAGCCGCCTTGCCCGTGCCATGGAACTGCGCAACAGCCTCTTTGCCGTGCCCTGCTACCGCCTTGCCTTTGCGGAGGGCGACTACCTGCCCGGCCTTGTGGTGGACCGCTACCACGGCACCCTTGTGGCGCAGATAAGCACCGCGGGCATGGAAACGGCGCAGGACGACATACTCAGCGTGCTGAACGACCTGTGCACCCCGTCCGGCATACTGCTGCGCAACGATATGGGCAGCCGCGACCTTGAAAACCTGCCCCGGTACACCCGCACCGCCACGGGCAGCGTCCCTGCGGAAATCACGCTGGAAGAGAACGGCGTTCTCTTCACCGCCCCCCTTACCGAAGGGCAGAAAACAGGCTGGTTCTACGACCAGCGCACCAACCGCGCGGACTTCGCCCGGTTCTGCAAGGATAAGCGCGTGCTGGATGCCTTCTGCTACGTGGGCAGCTTCGGCTGCAACGCCCTGCGGGGCGGAGCGGCAGCCGTCACCTTTCTCGATGCCTCGCAGACCGCGCTGGATTTTGCCCTGCGCAACGCGGGGGCAAACGGGGCTTCCGAGCGTTCCGTTCCTGTGGACACCGTGCACGGCGATGCGCTGGAAACCCTGCAACAGCTCAAGGATTCCGGCCGCCGTTTCGATGTCATCTGCGTGGACCCGCCCGCCTTCATCAAACGCAAAAAGGCCTATCACGAGGGGCTGGCCGCCTATCAGCGGGTCAACCGCCTTGCCATGGAACTGGTGGAAGACGGCGGCGTGGTCATGAGCTGTTCCTGCTCGCAGCACCTTCCTGCGGAAGACCTGCACCGCACCCTGCTGTACGCCGCCTCCAAGGCCGGTGTGCATGTGCAAACGCTCATTCAGGGGCATCAGGGACCGGACCACCCCGTGCATCCGGCCATGCCGGAAACGCACTACCTCAAAAGTTTCTGCGTGCGGGTGTTCAGGGGCCGCAGCTAGCCGCCGCTTTTGCCGCCCCGGGCGATCATTGCAAACAGGGCCGACAGGGCTGGCCGGATTGACCGGACTAGCCAGACTAGCCCGACTGGCCCGCCTAGCCCGACTGGCAAGGCAGGTAATGACCGCTGGTTTTTTTCCCCTTTTGTTTATATGGTTTGCCCCCGGCGGCGCAGCAAGGTCGCCACAAACATACACCCACACTCCCCACGGAGTCGCCCATGCTGAATAAACCCCGTCTCTTGACCCCCGGCCCCACGCCCCTGCCGGAACAGGTACGCCTTGTCATGGCGCAGGACATGATCCACCACCGCAAGGCAGACTTCAAACGCATCATGGAAGAGACGCAGCAGCGCCTGCGCCACCTCTTCGGCACCGTCCAGCCCGTGCTGCCGCTCTCATGTTCCGGCACAGGCGTCATGACGGCAGCCGTGACCAACCTCTTTGTCCCCGGCGAAAAGGTCATCGTGGTAGACGGCGGCAAGTTCGGTGAACGATGGGCAAAGATAGCCTCCGGCAGCGGCCTCACCGTGGTCACGCTTTCCGTGGAATGGGGCCATGCCGTCACGCCGGAGCAGTTGCAGGCAGCCCTTGCGGAACATCCGGACACCAGGGGCGTGCTTGTCCAGAATTCAGAAACCTCCACCGGCGTGCTGCATCCCGTGCGCGCGCTGGCATCCGTTACCCGTGCGCTGGACGTGCTGCTGGTGGTGGACGGCATCTCCTCCGTGGGCATATCGCCCTGCCCCATGGACGAATGGGGCGTGGACTGCCTGCTCACCGGCTCGCAGAAGGGCCTTATGCTGCCGCCCGGCCTCGGACTCATCGCGCTCAGCGAACGGGCATGGAAAAGGGCAGAGACCATCACCCCGCCCTGCTTCTATTTCAACCTTGCGGGCGAGCGGGAAAACGTGCGCAAGAACCAGACCCTGTTCACCTCGCCGGTAAGCCTCATTCTGGGCCTCAACGAAAGCCTGCGCATGTTTATGGAGACAGGGCTGGAGACAGTTTACCGCAAGCAATGGGCGCTCACCATGCTGGCACGCACGGGCATTCGCCGCATGGGGCTCGACCTGCTGGCACCGGACCATTTCACATGGGGCCTCACCAGCGTGCGCCTGCCGGACGGCGTGGACGGCGCACGGCTGCTGGAAGTGGCGGCAGAGCGATTCGGCGTCTTCATGGCGGGCGGACAGGACCACCTGAAGGGCCGCGCCATACGCATAGGCCACATGGGCTGGGTGGACTGGGCCGACCTTGCGGCAGGTCTGCACGCCGTGGCGGAATCCTTCCGCGTCTGCGGCGGATACATAGGCGCACGCGATTATCTCGAACAGGGCTTGCAAGCCTACCATGAGGCATTAGATACCGGATACGGCGCGCTGTAACCCGCCGTATTCCCCTTCCCCCACAAACGGGCACCAAGGAGCAATCGCATGGCAGACACGCATAAGGACACGCAGGGCTGCGGGTGCGGGTGTGGGTGTGGCGCAAAGGCGCAGCACCACATGCCTGCCGTCACCTTTTCCACCTTCATCCTTTCTCTCGGTTCCTCGGCGCTGGTGCATCTCGGCGAGGTTCCGGACCCGGAAACCGCCCAGACTGCGCCCAACCTGCTCATGGCCAAGCACACCATAGACGTGCTGACCATGCTGCAGGATAAGACCCGCAACTGCCTGGATGCGGATGAACGCAAACTGCTGGACGGCCTGTTGTATGAACTGCGCATGAAGTACGTGGTTCAGGCCCGCTGACAGGGTCCTTCCCGCATTGAAAAGGCAACCTGAAGGGCTGCCGCAGAATATTCCCGCCGTGCATGCCTCGCCGCACGTCCGGCCTGAATATCCGCAGCACTCTGCACCGACCATTTTTGAACGGCCTGCGTAAACCGCCTTGCATACGGCCGGAAAAGAGGAAACAACGTGTCCATGAACACAATACCTGTGGGACTTGTAGGGGTAACCGGCTACACGGGCATGGAACTCACCCGCCTGCTGGCAGGGCACGGGCGTTTCACGCTTACGCGCGTCACCTCCCGCTCTGAATGCGGCAAAAAACTTTCCGACATCTACCCCTTCCTGCAGGGGCTGCCCTGCGGCGATACCGTGATCACTGAACCGGACCCGGCAGACCTCGCATCCGCATGCGAACTTGTTTTTCTGGCCGTGCCGCACAAAACCGCCATGGAGATGGCGGCCGCCCTGCTGGACAAGGGGCTGAAGGTGGTGGACCTTTCGGCAGATTTCCGCCTGCGCGACCGCGAAACCTACGAACACTGGTACAAATGCGGTCACACGCAGCCGCACCTGCTTGAAACCGCCGTGTACGGCCTGCCGGAACTTTACGAAACAGCCATCCGTGCTGCGCGGCTCATCGCCAACCCCGGCTGCTACCCCACGTCCGCCATCCTTGGCCTGTATCCTGCCCTCAGAAACAGCATGGTGGATACCAAGGGCATTGTCATAGACGCCAAGTCCGGTGCCACGGGCGCAGGCAGAAAAGCCACCGTGGGCACCCTGTTCTGCGAGGTTTCAGATACCTTCCGCGCCTACGGCCTGCCCACGCACCGCCACACGCCGGAGATAGAACAGGAAATCGGCCTCATTGCAGGAGAGGAAATGACCGTCTCCTTCAATACGCATCTTCTGCCCATCAACCGGGGCATCCTGTCCACCATCTACACCACCCTCATCAAGGACATGACGCTGGACGACGTGCACGCCCTGTACGCAGAAGCCTACCGCTCCCATCCGTGGGTGCGCGTGCTGCCCGCAGGCACCCTGCCGGAAACACGGCACGTGCGCGGCACCATGTTCTGCGACATAGGGCTTGTGGTGGACAAACGCACCAATCGCCTCGTCATTCTCAGTGCCATAGATAACCTGTGCCGCGGCGCATCGGGCCAGGCCCTTGCCAACGCCAACCTCATGTGCGGTGTGGATATTGCCGAAGGCCTGCGCCTCGCCCCGCTCATGCCGTAACGGTCGCCATAACAACAGATGCCATACAAAAAGGGCTGCCCGGTATCAGGCAGCCCTTTTCACTTTTCACATCGCCTACCGGTCACGGCAGAACAAGACAGGGGAAACAGTCAGTGCCTGTTTCAGGGGCGCTGAGCAAGGCTGTGCGCAGAACGGAACAGGTCGCCACAACGCCGCAGAATCCCTTGGACAACGCCCTCCTCTAAAACCGCTCAAAATCGCTGTCCGATGTATCCATGTCCAATGCCAGCCCGGCAGCCCCCTTCTTGGGCGATGCGGAGCGTCCTGCGGGCAGTGGCTTGGGGCCGGGGGTTCTGGCCACCGTCTTTCTGGGAGCGGAGCCAAATTCGCCCGTATTCACGCGGAAGAAGCTGATCGTCTGCTGCAACTGCATGGCCTGACTGGAAAGTTCCTCCGATGTGGACGCCATCTCTTCCGATGCAGAGGCGTTCTGCTGCACCACGCTGTCCAGTTGCTGAATGGCCTTGCCTATCTGGTCCGCACCGTTGCTCTGTTCAGCGCTGGCAGCGGCAATCTCCTGCACCAGCGAGGCGTTCTTCTGAATATCGGGCACAATCTTGGCCAGCATTTCACCGGCCTTTTCCGCCACCTCCACACTGGAGCTGGAAAGCTCGCTTATTTCCGCCGCCGCCTGCCCGCTGCGTTCTGCCAGCTTGCGCACTTCTGCCGCCACCACGGCAAATCCCTTGCCGTGCTCGCCCGCCCGCGCTGCCTCAATGGCTGCGTTCAGGGCCAGCAGGTTGGTCTGCCGGGCAATTTCCTCAATGATGGTGATCTTGCCCGCAATATTCTTCATGGCCTCCACGGTCTGCCCCACTGCCCTGCCGCCTGCCTCGGCCTCGCGTGCCGCCTTGGTGGCAATCTCTTCGGTCAACTGGGCGTTGCTGGCATTCTGCTTGATGGTGGAAGTCATCTCTTCCATGGAAGAGGCCATTTCTTCCATGCTGGCCGCCTGCTCCGTTGCCCCCTGCGAAAGTGTTTCCGCAGAGGCACTCAGCTCCTCACTACCGGAAGCCACGTTTTCAGCAGCCCCCTGCACATCCACCACCACCTCGCGCAGCTTCTGCACCATGGCGTTCAGCGAGGCCGCAAGGATGCCTATCTCGTCCTTCTGGTCTATCTTCAGCGTCTGGGTAAAGTCCCCGCGCGACATGCCCTCCGCGAAGGAGACACCCAGCGCCACGGGCCTTGTTATGGCGCGGGTCAGCACCACGGCCACGATAATGCCCAGCAGCAGCGCCACGGCAAGCCCCGTAACCATGACCATGGAGGCGGCGGAAAGGCTTTCCACAGCCTGCTTGGCCACATGGTCGGTATGCTGCATGCCCGCCTGCGCGGTACTCTGTGAAACGCGCAGCACCTCCATGCCGATAACAGTGCGCAGACGGTTCACCTCCTGCAGGGCGCTCCAGTTGGAAGCAAGCGACTGCATGGCGCTCCGGTAACTGTTCGCCGCATTGTGTATGGAAGAAATCTGATCAAGGTTCACCTGCTGCCGCGTGGTGACGCGTATGGCGTTCAGGGTGCTCTCCACCGTTCCGAACTGGCCCATGACATCGGCGATAATCTTGGGATCGCGCAACGCCTGCGCCCGGAAGTTAGCAATCCGTATGGCATTGCCTGCGTTTATCACCTCGTTCACGCCGGTTATCTTGTCCAGCCGTTCCACAAGCCGGTCCGCAGGTGCGGCAGAGGCAATCTCCCGCTTCATGGCATCATTCTGCGAAACAAGAAACGCCGCCGCATTATCCATAAACTGACCCGCCGCCGCAGTCAGTGCCAGCCTGTCCGCCTCAATGCCCGTGTTCAGTTCCACGGTCTTGGTGATAAGCTGGTCATATTCATCCACCTTTGCCTGCGCCACGGACAGACCTTCCCGCAGCGCAGTCAATTCGGGATACCGGGCCACAAGCTCGGCGGCATCCGCAAGGCTTTTGCGCAAAACAACCAGCGCCTCACGCCCCTCCCTCAGGTTTTCCTCATTCTCTGAAAGCCCGTACCCCCGCAGCCCGTACATCATGAGCATGGCGTTGCGCTCTATGCTGTTGGCAATGGCAACTTCCGGAATATACTCATGCGCCAGCTTTTCAGATTCTCCCTCCACCGTTTTCATGTTCAGAATGGCAACCCCGCCCAAAGCGCATGCTATCAGTATCAGCACGCCAAACCCGCCGCCGATCTTCATCCCCAACTTTAGATTCTGAAGCATGATGCTCCTCCATAAGGCAATATGTCCCTGCCAATCTCCTACACACCCGCCTGTATCATAAAACAAGTAAGTATTTACTTACCAATACAGCCGCACAACCCACCCGCCATACCTTCCCGTCATGCTTCCTCCGCATGACAACCCCAGTCACAACACGCGTCAGGCCACCGGCATCCCGCGTCCTTTCAGCACAAAGACACCACGTAGTGTGGTGCTGCACCCTCATGCCGCTGGTCCATCCGCATGGCGCAAATCTCCATCACGGATTCTTCATCGCTTTTATCTACAAAGCACATGTGGCAATACTGATACGCATCGTCCTTGGGATGGCTCTCAAAAACATCTATAAACGTGTTTGTGCAACAGTACAAAGAATCAAAAAAATCACCGCCCGTGCAACGCGCCTCATGACATTCCAATATTTTCTTCAAAAGAACAGAGGTTATGGAAACCCTGATATTCACATTCCGTTTGCACGCAGCCATTGTTGCGTCAAAGAGAGTATATTTTTTCAGGATGGATTTTTCATCAGGCAACATATCAACCTCGCGTACCGCAACAGACTGGAATAGCAAGAGCAAATTTCCGCTGAAAAGACATGCCAGGCACATAATCACTATTCCTGCCCAGGCTCCGGAAAAGACGAACGTGGACAACACGCTTCAATACCCGCTTCAAGCAACATCACCGCTCTGTCACATGAGCCCTCCACGCATCATTTCAGGATGTTCCGCCTAATCCTATTCGCTGTCAATGATAGACGCCGGAATACAAAAAAACATCCGGCGTATTGATCACCGGACCGTTCTTTCCGCAATCAGACGCGTGCACACGCCAACCACGGTTGTCATATGCCAACGCAGGTTGGCGCGTTCAGCCCGTTTTATTTCATTCAGGTTACAGCCGCCCCCCTGCTTTTCCGGGCTGTTGGCAATCGGCATGCACTGGCATCCTCCTTGCTCAAGGCATTTGTCCGGCTGCGGCGGCTCACATACCCATATCGCCTAGAGTAGCCCCAATCGAACCGGACACACACCTGAAAGACAAGGAGCACTTTAGGGATGTTTCACACCATAAAGGGGAAGATACTCGGCCTCGTCGTCTGCTGCATTGCGGCACTGCTCTGCATGCTCGCCTTCTCTGTCACCACGCTTTCCACCCTGGAAACCGAATTTGACACCATGAAGCTGCAGGCGCTGGACGGACGCCAGGCAACCACCGCCATCAACCGCGATGTAAACTACATTGCCCGGCTCACCCGCAACATCATGCTGGGCAGCAATGCGGATAAGGACATAGAGGCACTGAAAAAACGCATCACCGCCATTGAAGCAGATTTCGCCATCCTGCGGGCAGGTGCGGCGGACGATGCGGAGCGCGCGCTCGTGGCACAGGCGCAACGGGCCGCCCTTGCCTTCGTGCAGGACGGACTGCGCTTTGCGGAAAACATGCGCACCATCCCCGTGGCAGAGCGGGCGCAGCAGTACGGGGCCTACAGCAAATCCGCCACCCCGCTTGCGGAAGAATCCCGCAAGTATTTCGGCGAACTGACCAAGGTGAAGGAAGAAGCCTGCGACCGTGCTGTACAGACCTTCCACAATGACATCATATGGGTGAAAATGTGGACCATCGGCCTGTCCGGCGGCATCATCTTCATCATCATCACCCTGTGCTGCCTGCTGCGCCGCGCCATTGTGCGCCCCCTGACGGAAATCACCGAATACACGCAGGCCGTTGCAGGCGGAGACTACGAGCGCACCATAGACGTGCAGCGCTTCCGTGGCGAACTGGGCATTACGGCAACCTCGGTTGCCAGCATGGTCCAGTCGCTCCGCGCAGGCATTGCGGCCATAGAAGAACAGGGCCGCAAGGCCGAGGAACAGGCACACAGGGCTGAATCCGCCCAACGTGAGGCAGAGGCGGACCGCACCCGCATCGCCGCCCTGCTGGACACCATGAACTCGCTTGCCGCGCAGTCCGCAGCCATTGTCCGCGAGCTGAACGCAGAAACCTCGGGCCTCTCGGAAGACTCGCGCCAGATTGCCCACGGAGCGGATTCTCAGCGCGCCCGTGCGCAGGAAACCGCCACCGCCATGGAAGAGATGACCGCCACCATCAACGAAGTTGCCCGCAACGCCTCACTCGCGGCAGGCAACATGGAGCAGACACGGACCGATGCGGAAAACGGCCTCACTCTCGTCCGACAGGTCATCACCGTGTCGGGCGAAGTGCAGACCCAGACATCCGGCCTGCAAGCCACTCTCGGCGACCTGAGCCGCCGGGTGGAAGACATCGGGGCCATCATGGGCGTCATCTCCGACATAGCGGACCAGACCAACCTGCTCGCCCTGAACGCCGCCATAGAGGCTGCCCGCGCGGGCGATGCAGGCCGCGGCTTTGCCGTGGTTGCCGACGAGGTGCGCAAGCTGGCCGAAAAGACCATGACCGCAACGCGCGAGGTGGGCGAATCCATCAAGGGCGTTCAGGCCGGTGCGGGCGAGAACGTGCGCGCCATGCACCTGGTTTCCGAAGCGGTCACCCGCAACTCCAGCCTCACCCACGAGGCGGGGAACGCGCTGGAGGCCATTGCCTCGCTGGTCAGCGAATGCGCCACGCAGGTCACATCCATCGCCACCTCGGCGGAGCAGCAGTCCATTGCCTGTGAGGACGTGAACAAGGCCACCGCCGCCGTGAGCGAAATCTCCGCCCACACCTCAGAGAGCGTGGCCCGCTCCGTACGCCGCATTCAGAATATTGCCGGTCTTGCCGAACAACTGCGGGACGTGACCGACCGTATAGAACAGCACTAACCCTTCACATACCCAACTCCCCCGACTCCGGAGCGGCCCGCCAATCTCCGCTGCCCGGAGTATCCCCGCCCCCCGCGCACGCCCATCCGCGCGGGGGGCTTTATTTTGCCTTCATCACCCTTTCGCATGGCGCAAAGCGTTTCACCACCCTCTGCCGGACGGAATCGGCCTGCACCACCGCATACAGCCGCTCCCTGCCCGCCCGCCCCTGTTCCGCGCAACCTGCTCCCCTTCAGTTTTGCAGAAGATGATTTTTTTGAGCATGATGCGTCTTGCCTCTGGACGGCGCACCAAGGTTCGGGATACGCTGACGATGCATCCGTGGATTGTTTCATAATGTTTCAAGGTCAGGGAAAAGCGCCATGGCTCACGCGCCCCAAGCACAGCCCCCGTCCCCCCCGCAGTCTCCGGTCAACACACCGGGAAAGGGCGTAACGGGCGGCATTACTCCGCTGCTCACCGGATTGCTGCCACAGTCTGTGGCGGCAGACGCCCTGCTGGACAGCCTGCCCTTCGGTATCGCCGTGCTCAGTGCCGAAAAACGCATCGTCCGGCTGAACAGCCGTGCGCAAGCCCTGCTGGGCGTAGGGGATGAGGCTCACGGACTCCCCTGCTACCACGTGGTGCGCTCTGCCCGCTGCCTGCGGGAATGCCCTGTTCCCGCCATTCTGCGCAGCCTGCGCGCAACGCAGGACGAACCCGCGGAATCCGGCTCCTGCCGGGGCGAAACAGCCCCCTGCGATACCGATATACTGGACAGACAGCGGCGCAAGGTGCCTGTACGCTCCTGCGTACTGCCTCTCTGCGACCCCGCCGGAGGAGCTGTCGGCTATCTGGAGGTTCTGGAAGAGGCCACCTGCCCCGC carries:
- a CDS encoding pyridoxal-phosphate-dependent aminotransferase family protein — its product is MLNKPRLLTPGPTPLPEQVRLVMAQDMIHHRKADFKRIMEETQQRLRHLFGTVQPVLPLSCSGTGVMTAAVTNLFVPGEKVIVVDGGKFGERWAKIASGSGLTVVTLSVEWGHAVTPEQLQAALAEHPDTRGVLVQNSETSTGVLHPVRALASVTRALDVLLVVDGISSVGISPCPMDEWGVDCLLTGSQKGLMLPPGLGLIALSERAWKRAETITPPCFYFNLAGERENVRKNQTLFTSPVSLILGLNESLRMFMETGLETVYRKQWALTMLARTGIRRMGLDLLAPDHFTWGLTSVRLPDGVDGARLLEVAAERFGVFMAGGQDHLKGRAIRIGHMGWVDWADLAAGLHAVAESFRVCGGYIGARDYLEQGLQAYHEALDTGYGAL
- a CDS encoding methyl-accepting chemotaxis protein; this translates as MLQNLKLGMKIGGGFGVLILIACALGGVAILNMKTVEGESEKLAHEYIPEVAIANSIERNAMLMMYGLRGYGLSENEENLREGREALVVLRKSLADAAELVARYPELTALREGLSVAQAKVDEYDQLITKTVELNTGIEADRLALTAAAGQFMDNAAAFLVSQNDAMKREIASAAPADRLVERLDKITGVNEVINAGNAIRIANFRAQALRDPKIIADVMGQFGTVESTLNAIRVTTRQQVNLDQISSIHNAANSYRSAMQSLASNWSALQEVNRLRTVIGMEVLRVSQSTAQAGMQHTDHVAKQAVESLSAASMVMVTGLAVALLLGIIVAVVLTRAITRPVALGVSFAEGMSRGDFTQTLKIDQKDEIGILAASLNAMVQKLREVVVDVQGAAENVASGSEELSASAETLSQGATEQAASMEEMASSMEEMTSTIKQNASNAQLTEEIATKAAREAEAGGRAVGQTVEAMKNIAGKITIIEEIARQTNLLALNAAIEAARAGEHGKGFAVVAAEVRKLAERSGQAAAEISELSSSSVEVAEKAGEMLAKIVPDIQKNASLVQEIAAASAEQSNGADQIGKAIQQLDSVVQQNASASEEMASTSEELSSQAMQLQQTISFFRVNTGEFGSAPRKTVARTPGPKPLPAGRSASPKKGAAGLALDMDTSDSDFERF
- a CDS encoding class I SAM-dependent rRNA methyltransferase, translating into MKKLFLKKGEDKRLRVGHLWIFSNEVDTAKSPIKDFAPGECATVISAQGTPVGSAYVNPASLISARLYSSRPDTPLDADLLRSRLARAMELRNSLFAVPCYRLAFAEGDYLPGLVVDRYHGTLVAQISTAGMETAQDDILSVLNDLCTPSGILLRNDMGSRDLENLPRYTRTATGSVPAEITLEENGVLFTAPLTEGQKTGWFYDQRTNRADFARFCKDKRVLDAFCYVGSFGCNALRGGAAAVTFLDASQTALDFALRNAGANGASERSVPVDTVHGDALETLQQLKDSGRRFDVICVDPPAFIKRKKAYHEGLAAYQRVNRLAMELVEDGGVVMSCSCSQHLPAEDLHRTLLYAASKAGVHVQTLIQGHQGPDHPVHPAMPETHYLKSFCVRVFRGRS
- a CDS encoding DUF1844 domain-containing protein: MADTHKDTQGCGCGCGCGAKAQHHMPAVTFSTFILSLGSSALVHLGEVPDPETAQTAPNLLMAKHTIDVLTMLQDKTRNCLDADERKLLDGLLYELRMKYVVQAR
- a CDS encoding methyl-accepting chemotaxis protein, whose protein sequence is MFHTIKGKILGLVVCCIAALLCMLAFSVTTLSTLETEFDTMKLQALDGRQATTAINRDVNYIARLTRNIMLGSNADKDIEALKKRITAIEADFAILRAGAADDAERALVAQAQRAALAFVQDGLRFAENMRTIPVAERAQQYGAYSKSATPLAEESRKYFGELTKVKEEACDRAVQTFHNDIIWVKMWTIGLSGGIIFIIITLCCLLRRAIVRPLTEITEYTQAVAGGDYERTIDVQRFRGELGITATSVASMVQSLRAGIAAIEEQGRKAEEQAHRAESAQREAEADRTRIAALLDTMNSLAAQSAAIVRELNAETSGLSEDSRQIAHGADSQRARAQETATAMEEMTATINEVARNASLAAGNMEQTRTDAENGLTLVRQVITVSGEVQTQTSGLQATLGDLSRRVEDIGAIMGVISDIADQTNLLALNAAIEAARAGDAGRGFAVVADEVRKLAEKTMTATREVGESIKGVQAGAGENVRAMHLVSEAVTRNSSLTHEAGNALEAIASLVSECATQVTSIATSAEQQSIACEDVNKATAAVSEISAHTSESVARSVRRIQNIAGLAEQLRDVTDRIEQH
- the argC gene encoding N-acetyl-gamma-glutamyl-phosphate reductase gives rise to the protein MNTIPVGLVGVTGYTGMELTRLLAGHGRFTLTRVTSRSECGKKLSDIYPFLQGLPCGDTVITEPDPADLASACELVFLAVPHKTAMEMAAALLDKGLKVVDLSADFRLRDRETYEHWYKCGHTQPHLLETAVYGLPELYETAIRAARLIANPGCYPTSAILGLYPALRNSMVDTKGIVIDAKSGATGAGRKATVGTLFCEVSDTFRAYGLPTHRHTPEIEQEIGLIAGEEMTVSFNTHLLPINRGILSTIYTTLIKDMTLDDVHALYAEAYRSHPWVRVLPAGTLPETRHVRGTMFCDIGLVVDKRTNRLVILSAIDNLCRGASGQALANANLMCGVDIAEGLRLAPLMP